A genomic segment from Gilvibacter sp. SZ-19 encodes:
- a CDS encoding FG-GAP-like repeat-containing protein: MRSISPLIVALMLGISAQSQVLFEESAVALGIDEIRDISDGTGVSFVDFDNDGWDDITVCTNAGEPVRFYKNIEGSFTEISLDLVDPLIASKSVSWVDFDNDGDKDLFVASETAPNTFYRNDNFSFVDITAEAGLPTTNVFTNSASWGDYDNDGLLDVFLANRDLAQVEVNMLFKNNGDGTFANVNLESNIGNRSVLSFQGTFYDINNDGQMELYLINDRLITKNVMYKNNGSGVFSDISFFSGSDYQMNAMSSAIEDYDYDGYVDMYITNTTIDSSDPDPGNFLMKNNGDETFTNTAIAAGVQFGYFSWGAVWLDGDLDGYLDLYVSGQFATDGGGILPAAYYDNQGDATFERVIGQGFEDDLAFSYGNAMGDVDNDGYPDIVVANRDPFKDYLWLNKSGELNDNNYFKVKLEGTVSNRDGVGARIELMAGGMTQYRFTANLEGYLSQNSTAEFFGLGAANAVDQIKVYWPSGIVDTYTDLSANQTVTIIEDNAILSNQDLQNLSTLQVYPNPVTDLVNVQLSDQHITGLKLYNVLGQLVLEQELDRSTTVLNLANLQAGVYLLKIQGETNSFTNRLVKH, encoded by the coding sequence ATGAGATCAATTTCCCCATTGATTGTCGCCTTAATGTTAGGCATTAGCGCACAGAGTCAAGTATTATTTGAAGAATCCGCAGTCGCACTAGGCATAGATGAGATAAGAGATATCAGCGATGGAACAGGTGTTTCCTTTGTCGATTTTGACAATGATGGCTGGGACGATATCACTGTTTGTACCAATGCTGGAGAACCGGTTAGATTCTACAAGAATATTGAAGGAAGCTTTACCGAGATCAGTCTTGATCTCGTTGATCCGCTAATTGCTTCTAAGAGCGTTTCGTGGGTAGACTTTGACAACGATGGTGATAAAGATTTGTTTGTTGCTAGCGAAACTGCACCCAACACCTTTTATCGCAATGACAATTTTTCTTTTGTCGATATAACAGCGGAAGCTGGGCTACCAACGACCAACGTTTTCACAAATTCTGCTTCTTGGGGCGATTACGATAACGATGGCCTACTCGACGTATTCTTGGCAAATCGCGATCTGGCACAGGTAGAGGTGAATATGCTGTTTAAAAACAACGGCGATGGAACCTTTGCCAATGTCAACTTAGAATCCAATATTGGGAATCGGTCTGTTTTGAGTTTTCAAGGTACTTTTTACGACATCAATAATGATGGTCAAATGGAGCTTTATTTGATCAACGATCGTTTGATTACCAAAAACGTGATGTACAAGAATAACGGCAGTGGTGTATTTTCAGACATTAGTTTCTTTTCTGGATCAGACTACCAAATGAACGCCATGAGCTCGGCTATTGAAGATTACGACTATGACGGTTATGTGGATATGTATATCACGAACACTACCATCGATTCTAGCGATCCTGATCCGGGTAATTTTTTAATGAAGAACAACGGTGACGAGACTTTTACCAATACGGCAATTGCAGCTGGGGTTCAGTTCGGTTACTTTTCATGGGGAGCCGTTTGGCTCGATGGAGACCTAGACGGTTATTTGGATCTCTATGTGAGTGGACAATTTGCCACGGATGGCGGTGGAATACTTCCTGCTGCCTATTATGACAATCAGGGTGATGCTACCTTCGAGCGAGTAATTGGTCAAGGCTTTGAAGATGATCTTGCGTTTTCTTATGGAAATGCCATGGGCGATGTTGACAATGATGGCTATCCCGACATAGTCGTTGCGAACAGAGACCCGTTTAAAGATTATTTATGGCTCAATAAATCAGGCGAGCTTAATGACAACAATTATTTTAAGGTTAAGTTAGAAGGTACTGTTAGCAATCGGGATGGAGTAGGAGCGCGTATTGAACTTATGGCGGGTGGAATGACTCAATATCGATTTACAGCCAATTTAGAAGGTTATTTGAGTCAGAATTCTACGGCTGAGTTCTTCGGACTAGGGGCTGCTAATGCTGTAGATCAGATAAAGGTCTATTGGCCTAGCGGTATAGTGGACACCTATACGGATTTGTCTGCAAATCAAACGGTAACTATAATAGAGGACAATGCTATTTTAAGTAATCAAGACTTGCAAAACTTAAGTACTTTACAAGTTTATCCAAATCCTGTTACCGATCTGGTAAACGTGCAATTGTCAGATCAGCATATAACTGGGCTAAAACTCTACAATGTTTTAGGGCAATTGGTATTAGAGCAGGAATTAGATCGATCAACTACAGTATTGAACCTTGCAAATCTACAAGCAGGAGTCTACTTGCTAAAGATTCAAGGAGAGACCAATAGCTTTACTAACCGTTTGGTAAAACATTAA